TTGGTCTCGGCAATGCCGTTCAGACCGCCTCCGAGACGGGCGATAATTTCGTCGGCAAAGCGGTGTGCAATCAAACGGGCATTATCCTGGTTGGCAGTTTCGTTGTATTGCTTGCCCAGGATCTGTGGACTGCCTGGGTTCTTGGCATCGAATACCCAGCCGTAGACGCTCAGGCGGCCATTGGTAGAAGATAGCGCTCCAAATGCGACCATCGACGCGTTAGCCGGATCGGCTGCCCATTGCGGCAGATTGATTTCCTGAGGAGCGCCCGGCGTAACCGGCGGAATCAGGCTCTTTGAAACCATGTCGAAGATGCCAGCATTCGACAGGTCGTTATAAAGTGTCGCGTCAAACGTGGACTTCAGCGATGGCGTCTGCGGATCAGAACCAACAGGTTTGAAATCGGCTGCCGCGATGCGGATACGCTGATCGGTGAGGTTACTGCCAGTCCGAATCCAATCCTGCGCATGCAGTACAGGGAGACTGACTGCAAATGCGAGCAGAGGCAAAAAACAAGAAAATGCTCGGGGAAGCTTGCGAAGGATTGCAGTCATGCGGTTCAGTCCTCTTCCTCAAAAATACAGGGTTACTGCTGCGTTCGACTGGAGCTCAAAAAACAACTTGTTTCGACCGTTGTATCCAGATCACGCGTGAATTTCATAACACTCAGTACTCACAATAATAGGAGACATTGGGCGGTGGATCACTTGGTGGTGAAGGAAGGGGCCCAAAAGTGTCAACTCTCTGTTCTGCTCTAAGACAGGCTCGATCCAGAGTGGGACTACCACTGGATTTATCCAGCTTGGCCTCCATTCCAGTGCCATCGCGGCGAATTACCCAGGTGATATAGGTGCGGGAGCCTACCGGCGTCCGCGGATCAACCTCGCCTCGATAGAGATTCTGCTGCATTTTTCGCTGAATATTCTGGATGTACCACGGGTAGTTAAATCCCCGGCTGCCCGGCGATGCTGTCACGCTGGTTGCTCCCACGGTCGTAGTGCCAGGCTGAGCCGTGCGCTGCATCGCGCTTGAAGACTGCTCGCCATATTGCGCGCGATTGTCCTGCTTGGGCGGTGTTGGCTGGCGCTGTGGAGTCTTGCTGGTAACCACCGGCTTAGGCTCGGGTATTTTGCTGGCTTCCTGCTTTTTTGCCGCTGGCTTTTTAGGAGCCTCGATCTTTGACGGGATGGGGATCGCTTTTTCGTCTACCGTGGGCTGTGCTTTAGGCGCGGGCGGCGCAGGCGCTTCGCTGGGTTTTTCAGTTGCCAGTACATTATCGTTCGGCTTGTGGTCTGCAGGCAGAGGCAGGGCACTGCTGACTAGCTGCACGGCGATCGCACCCTCGGTCGCCCCTCCCCAGGTGTTGTGAGGAAACAGCCCATTCAAAAAACCATAGCCCAGAACAAGTCCCACGAGCAGACCATGGAAAAGCACGGCCTTCACCATCGGCTTGCCGATAGGCTCCCGTAGGAATTCCGGCTCGAGTTGTTCGCTGACCTGCAGCTTCTTGCTCCTGACCTGTTTCTGTTGGTAAAGATCTACTAGTTGGACTTGGTTTCGAGTGGCTGGGTAACGATGCTGATGTTGGTAATGCCAGCCTGTTTAACAGAATCCATGACCGAGGCAAACGCGCCGAAAGGAACGCGCTCATCCGCTCGTAGATAAATCACCTGGTGAGCGGGATCTACGCCGGATTGATGCAGTTGCGTCGCCAATTCGTGGATATTCACCGGCTTATCGCCCAGGAAAACCGTCTGATCCTTGGCTATGGTAACCACCAGGCGTTGTTCGGTGATCTCCTTGACCGTGCGTGTTTTGGGCACAGCAACTTCAATGCCCGACTGCAGCACTGGTGCGGCAAGCATGAAAATAACCAGCAATACCAACACCACATCGACCAGCGGCGTGATGTTGATCTCGGCCAGCGATGTCTGTGTGCGCCCGTTGCTGCCCGTAAAGGCCATTTAGACCTCCCGTTCCATGAGCCGCGGATCTGTCGAGCGAGGGTCTGTCGAACGAGGATCACCTGCCCGCGCTCCCTGGGAAGGAGGTGGCTGGTTCGCGCCGCGCTGTGGAATCTCTTCCAGAGAATTCAGAAGTTCACGCGCAAAGTCATCAATCCCCGACGCAAAAACACGCAGCCGAGCGGCGAACTGGTTGTAAGCGATGCCGGCAGGCACAGCGACGAAGATGCCCGCAGCCGTGGTGATGAGTGCTTCTGAAATTCCAGGCGCGACAGCACGCAGGGTAGCAGAACCGGCGGTCCCCAGGCCGTGAAACGCATCCACAATGCCCATAACGGTGCCGAAGAGGCCGACAAATGTGCTGGTGGAAGCAATAGTCGCCAGCCAGGTCAGTCTCTGTTCAAGCCGAGTAACCGCTTCGCTGCTTGCAGTCTGAGCAGAGCGCTCCAACGT
This DNA window, taken from Acidicapsa ligni, encodes the following:
- a CDS encoding MotA/TolQ/ExbB proton channel family protein; its protein translation is MLSNSGPVALAVLLVLAIASVYSWTLIFGKMSTFSKATKQSRRFIRTFRKATRLQEIAANTGDYAPSPLALVFEEVYEAYKRQTGGYGPPRNVATLERSAQTASSEAVTRLEQRLTWLATIASTSTFVGLFGTVMGIVDAFHGLGTAGSATLRAVAPGISEALITTAAGIFVAVPAGIAYNQFAARLRVFASGIDDFARELLNSLEEIPQRGANQPPPSQGARAGDPRSTDPRSTDPRLMEREV
- a CDS encoding ExbD/TolR family protein, with protein sequence MAFTGSNGRTQTSLAEINITPLVDVVLVLLVIFMLAAPVLQSGIEVAVPKTRTVKEITEQRLVVTIAKDQTVFLGDKPVNIHELATQLHQSGVDPAHQVIYLRADERVPFGAFASVMDSVKQAGITNISIVTQPLETKSN
- a CDS encoding TonB C-terminal domain-containing protein — encoded protein: MLFHGLLVGLVLGYGFLNGLFPHNTWGGATEGAIAVQLVSSALPLPADHKPNDNVLATEKPSEAPAPPAPKAQPTVDEKAIPIPSKIEAPKKPAAKKQEASKIPEPKPVVTSKTPQRQPTPPKQDNRAQYGEQSSSAMQRTAQPGTTTVGATSVTASPGSRGFNYPWYIQNIQRKMQQNLYRGEVDPRTPVGSRTYITWVIRRDGTGMEAKLDKSSGSPTLDRACLRAEQRVDTFGPLPSPPSDPPPNVSYYCEY